The sequence ACAAGGTTCATAAATTGACCTAAAAGCTCATCTCTTCTTTTTAAAACCTCTTGTTGCTTTTGTATAGCAAAAGCCTGGAACTCTTCTTGAGACTTTTGGTCTTGTTTTAATGTTTTTTGTTTGGCTTCAATTTCAGCCTGTGCTTTCTTTCCGGCTTCTTCTAAAAGCTTCTGTGCATCTTTACCGGCTTTTGAATCATTAACGATTGTTGGTGTGTCAATAAACACAATGTCCGCTGCTTTTGCTAACGTAAAAGTTAGCATTAAAAACCCTGCTACAGCCAATGATAAAAGCTTCTTCATAAATTCCTCCTATATTAAAAATTATTCGATCGTACATATACACTGCGGTCTTTTAATTCTAAGTGCTAAAATTTCAAAAACACGGAAATAATGATCCATATTATCATAGTTTAAATATGATGTTATCATGTCCTGAGATATAAACAGGTCTAAATTTTCAATTCCGGTTGATACAACAACGGCTGTAAATTGTGGTATAACTGGCGTTGTAAACACTCCAACGTCAAACAGTTTTTTAATCTGGTCTATTTCAAGAATGCCGCTATTTCCATATAATCTATGTAGCATTGCATAATCTTGAGGATTTAGAACCAAAGCAAAGTTATTATAAAATCCATTTTCATTTAATTTAACGATACCGTTTAGTATATCTTTAAAAGCTTCTCCTGTTTGATTCCAGTCAGAGATTGATATTGAATTTTTACCTTCAACATTTAATAATCCCGGAAAACCTGTTTCAATATCTCCATGGAAGATTAATCTATCTTCTGCAATAGCTACCTGAGATGCAGCTGCAGCAGCAACGCTAAAATCAATAGGAATGTTAAACTTTTTAGATGATTCTATGTCTCTCCAATGAATTTTAAAATCTTTGTAAATAATTGGCAGAGGAAGTATTTTTCTTTCTTTGACTTTTACAACACCACAATCTACTTCACCAAAAAGACCACAAGCTCCGGTATTTCCATCTTCTATATAGTCATATGGAACAAATTGAACAGACGGATAATATGGTCCTGATATTTCTATAAATCTTCTTCCTACTAAGATTCTTCTTGCTGTTTCAACCACTACTTTATCAATCCTTTCCCAATCGCTTTCTGATAAAGGTGCTTCATTTCTTTTTAAAAATTCCATAGCTTTCCTCCAATATGAATGTAATTATAGCATAAATTTAGACAGAGATTTTTACCTTGTCAAATTTTAGTAAGCGAAATATATTATCTATCCCACAGCCTTGAGGTGGTTCGCGGTAGCTTTTAAGCTACTGAGGAAAGTCCGGACTCCGCAGGGCAGGGAGCTGCCGAAAGGCAGGTAGGGGTAACCTTACAGATAGGGCCACAGAAAACAAACCGCCGATCCGCACACCTTTTTAGGTGTGGTCATGGAGGCAAGGGTGAAAAAGTGGGGTAAGAGCCCACTACCTGCAGTGGTGACATTGCAGGTTGGCAACCCTCTCCCGGAGCAATCCCAAGTAGGAAGGCGCTATTAGGCTTGCCCGGCCGATGCCTTCGGGTTGGGAGCTTAGATAAATGACCACTAAAACAGAATCCGGCTTACTCCAAGGCTGTGGGGTTTAAAAGTGAGTTATAAAGAGTTATGGACAAAGATTTTTATAAACCTCCCTTGTCCAAAAGCCAAGCTAAGAATGAAACTGTTCCAAAAAACCCGCACTGTCATTTCGAAGCCGGCAAAGAATTTCATATTTCTCTTTTCAGGTCAAAAAATCAAAAAGGAGATCCTTTTGCTTTACAGCCTCAGGATAACAAGGAAAGGTAAACTTATAATAAATTTACACTCTCACAAAGAAAAGAGATTAACCAAGTTTATGTAAACCAAGAGTGTAGCTATCGTGAATATTTAATATTTGTCTATGCAAAAGGGAACTCAAATAGTCTCTAGACTTGATTAAAATTTTATAGCACTTATTGATATTGCTGAACCTTTATGCATGTTAAAATTAGGCTTGAAATTAACACAAAAATTACATATAATTTTTTATGATTTAAATCAATAAAATTTTGGAGGTGTTTTTATGAAAAAGATTTTATTATTCATCTTGGCTATCATGTTTAGCGCTTCTTCTTTTGCTTATACACTACAAGGCAGTACAAAAAACTATCCAAAGAAGTTGATTGAAGTTGAAAATCTTGTTAACGAAGAAGGTAAACCTACAAAACTATCTGATTTTAAAGGAAAGGTTGTTATTTTATACTTTGGCTTTTCTAACTGTAAATATGTTTGCCCAACAGTAAACGCAGCATTAAAACAGGTTGCAGAAAAGTTAAATGAAAAAGGTTTGAGAGATAAGTATCAAATTGTATTTATTACAGTAGACCCAAAAAGAGACGACCCTAAAACATTAAAAGAATATAAAAAGACAAGGGCATTGGATGAATTTACTTTCTTGACCGGTAAACCTGAAGACCTAAAGAAAGCTTGGGACGCTTACGGAATAGAAGTAAAAGAAGTTGAAAAACCTACTGATGAACATGCGATGCATGAACATATGCACATGCATGGTGGACAAGGTAAAATGAAGATGATAACTCATACACCGGTTAAGACAATCATCATAGATAAAAATGGAAATATGGTTGAGGAATATTTAGGAATTTATTTACCGGTTGATAAAATTGTTGAAGATGTCGAATATTTAATTAAACAATAGCCGATACAAGAAATGGATAAAGGTAGGTAATTCATAAGCTATCCGCCACAATGAACAAACGATATTAAAAAAGATAAATTCTTTGCCAGCGGCAGAATGATAAATTAGAACGCGCTTTAATTTACAACAATTTTAACTTCTTATTCTTTGTATTCCTTCTTTTCACTTTCAATATACTTCTTTGCATCAGTGTACATATTTTTAAATCCGGCTATAAGACCAAGAAAAAAGAAAATTATAGTTAGATAAGGCGATGTGCCAAAATATTTATCTAATAAATAACCAATGGCAACACCTACTATTACACCGGAGACTAAATGTAATCCAATTGTTAAAAAAGATAAATTTTTATTCATTCAATCCCAACACATCTTGCATATCATAAAGACCGTTTGGCTTACCTACAATCCATTTTGCAGCTTCTAATGCACCTTTAGCAAAGATATCTCTTGAAGTAGCTCTGTGAGTTAATTCTATTCTTTCACCCATTGTAGCAAAGATAACTGTATGTTCGCCTACTACATCACCACCTCTAAGAGCAAACACTCCAATTTCTTTATTACTTCTTTCACCTGTCAAACCTTGCCTACCATAAACGACTTTTTCTATTCCTGTTGCTTTCTTTAAAATATCCACAATCTTAACCGCTGTGCCAGATGGGGCATCTTTTTTATATCTATGATGCATCTCTATAACTTCAATATCAAAACCTTTATCTTTTAATGTTTTAGCTGCTTGTTCCACAAGTTTAAATAACAAATTCACGCCTATGCTCATATTGGGAGCTAAAACAATTGGCATATCTTGAGAAAGCTGTTTTATCTCTTCCAATTCTTTTTCATTAAATCCTGTTGTTCCTATTACTGCATATTTTTTGTTCTTATCTGCTGCTAAAATTCTTAAATGTCCTAAAACAGCCTCAGTATTGTTTGCAAAATCAATCAAAACATCAAAAGCATCAATTACTTGAGAAACATCAGAAACAACAGGAGCTTTTACATCCTTGTTGATTATTTCGCCGACTGTTGAATGCAAGTGAGCACAATCAGGATTCTCTATGCCAGCAACAATATTTATATCTTTATCTTCTAAAGCTAACTCTGCAATCTTTCTTCCCATTCTTCCCATGATGCCAGAGATTGCTATATTAACCATTCACCTCTCCTTGACCAAATATTACTCTTGAAAATTCATTTAATAATTCATTGGCTTGATGTGGTGGAACTATTGATGGTGCTAAAGCCACATCTACACCTGGTTTAAATAGCTTTGTTTTTACGAGATTTTCAATTTCCTCCATGTCTTGAGCTGTAACGTTTTCATTAAAGACGTCCTGTGGGTCTTGGTCTGTTATAAAAAATCCTGCAAAAACAAATGCGTAAGCTTTTTTCTCCATAATAAAATTTCTCCTTTATTTTTGAATGTTATAACATAGTTAAAAATCAAATAATAAAATACGTTGGAGCTATAAATCCAGCAAATACAAGAGACCGTTTCCTTTACTCTGAATGATACTTAATGCTACCGTTAATTACGATACTTATGGGTAATCTATGACTTGATTCTACTTTTTACCTTCTCTATAATTTCAAGGGCAAATGTCTCCTGAATTAACTATAATTCATCACTATAATAAAATTAAATTCCCAACCTCTTTCATCTCAAGAGATTGGGAACGAAACCTGAGATTTTTAATTATTTTTCTTCTTTTGTACCCATTTTATACATTATAGAGCCCCATAAGAAAACCAACTGAATCAACATTAAAACTAATAAAATAGCTTCTGCAATTGGAATTCCGCCATATGTCATTTCCATGACCAACACCTCCTATTAGTGTTTTAAAATAAATTCTGCTAATGCTTCTTTTTCTTCCTTAGATAATTTCTTTGTAATTTCCAAATTTGGCTTCATTACAGCTTCTTTTGCAGGGTCTACAATTGCTTTTCCTTCACCACTTAAGAATTTAATTAACCCATCTTTATTTCCTTTATATACAGATGCAATTTTATTTAACCCAGGTCCAACAGTATCTGCGTTCGGTTGATGACATGCAGCACAGCCTTTCGACTTAAATATTGCTTCACCATCCACTTTAGCTATTTGCTGTTTAGATTCTTCCTTCGATTTGACTGACTCTTGCTTTTTCTCTTCTTTTTGCGCCTCTGGTTTTTGTTCTTGCGGTTTAGCTTCTTCTTTTACTTCTTGCTTAGCTTCTGTAGCTTGTTGTGGTTGTTGCTGTTGTTGTGCAGGTTGTTGTGGTTGCTGTGCTTGTTGCTGTGGTGCAGGCTGTGCTTCTCCGGTCGCTGGAGTCTCTTCTTTCTTTTGACATGCTGTTAATGCTATTGTCGAAGATAATAAAGCTATTGTTAATAATTTTGTTCTCTTCATTTTTTCCTTCCTTTTAAACTTTTTTATAGAATAATAATAATACTTTTTAATAATTTTATCAACTATAAAATTAAACTTACTATTATTCTATCACTAATTTATAATCCAAGACCACAAATATTACCTGACCCTTACAAAATAGTTAATGAAGATTACATAGACCTTCTTATGAGTTTAGTATACAATGGATACGGTAG comes from Sulfurihydrogenibium sp. and encodes:
- a CDS encoding SCO family protein — protein: MKKILLFILAIMFSASSFAYTLQGSTKNYPKKLIEVENLVNEEGKPTKLSDFKGKVVILYFGFSNCKYVCPTVNAALKQVAEKLNEKGLRDKYQIVFITVDPKRDDPKTLKEYKKTRALDEFTFLTGKPEDLKKAWDAYGIEVKEVEKPTDEHAMHEHMHMHGGQGKMKMITHTPVKTIIIDKNGNMVEEYLGIYLPVDKIVEDVEYLIKQ
- the dapB gene encoding 4-hydroxy-tetrahydrodipicolinate reductase, producing MVNIAISGIMGRMGRKIAELALEDKDINIVAGIENPDCAHLHSTVGEIINKDVKAPVVSDVSQVIDAFDVLIDFANNTEAVLGHLRILAADKNKKYAVIGTTGFNEKELEEIKQLSQDMPIVLAPNMSIGVNLLFKLVEQAAKTLKDKGFDIEVIEMHHRYKKDAPSGTAVKIVDILKKATGIEKVVYGRQGLTGERSNKEIGVFALRGGDVVGEHTVIFATMGERIELTHRATSRDIFAKGALEAAKWIVGKPNGLYDMQDVLGLNE
- a CDS encoding family 1 encapsulin nanocompartment shell protein, which produces MEFLKRNEAPLSESDWERIDKVVVETARRILVGRRFIEISGPYYPSVQFVPYDYIEDGNTGACGLFGEVDCGVVKVKERKILPLPIIYKDFKIHWRDIESSKKFNIPIDFSVAAAAASQVAIAEDRLIFHGDIETGFPGLLNVEGKNSISISDWNQTGEAFKDILNGIVKLNENGFYNNFALVLNPQDYAMLHRLYGNSGILEIDQIKKLFDVGVFTTPVIPQFTAVVVSTGIENLDLFISQDMITSYLNYDNMDHYFRVFEILALRIKRPQCICTIE
- a CDS encoding c-type cytochrome → MKRTKLLTIALLSSTIALTACQKKEETPATGEAQPAPQQQAQQPQQPAQQQQQPQQATEAKQEVKEEAKPQEQKPEAQKEEKKQESVKSKEESKQQIAKVDGEAIFKSKGCAACHQPNADTVGPGLNKIASVYKGNKDGLIKFLSGEGKAIVDPAKEAVMKPNLEITKKLSKEEKEALAEFILKH
- a CDS encoding OmpH family outer membrane protein, encoding MKKLLSLAVAGFLMLTFTLAKAADIVFIDTPTIVNDSKAGKDAQKLLEEAGKKAQAEIEAKQKTLKQDQKSQEEFQAFAIQKQQEVLKRRDELLGQFMNLVQKNLDAFAKAKNYSLILDKQAVLYGKPELDKTDEFLKFFDSNYEKSPEKIK
- a CDS encoding AtpZ/AtpI family protein, which gives rise to MNKNLSFLTIGLHLVSGVIVGVAIGYLLDKYFGTSPYLTIIFFFLGLIAGFKNMYTDAKKYIESEKKEYKE